From Candidatus Neomarinimicrobiota bacterium, one genomic window encodes:
- a CDS encoding outer membrane lipoprotein-sorting protein, with protein sequence MIKILISFLSFTFLVAQADDMSVQDIIEAMDNNLNAKSRILTSKMIVHGRRSSRTIESKNWVVGIDQAFTEYLSPPREAGTKMLKLNDKLWTYSPQTDRMIQISGHMLRQSVMGSDMSYNDMMEDRPLMELYEATLEGSVEIDGRDHWIMLLEAKVKGLSYPMRRAWIDKGYLLPMKEELYAKSGKLLKTSTMDGIKKVQDRWFPSRFVFKDELKRNSKGTEWIIEEIEFDTEIPDSRFLKARLRK encoded by the coding sequence ATGATCAAGATTCTTATTTCTTTTCTATCTTTTACATTTCTCGTTGCTCAAGCGGATGATATGTCCGTGCAGGATATTATCGAGGCTATGGACAATAACCTGAACGCAAAAAGCCGGATATTAACCAGTAAAATGATCGTCCATGGACGGCGCTCCAGCCGTACCATCGAATCCAAAAACTGGGTTGTTGGTATCGATCAGGCGTTTACTGAATACCTTTCTCCGCCTCGCGAAGCAGGGACAAAAATGCTCAAGTTGAATGATAAACTCTGGACCTACTCGCCCCAGACAGATCGGATGATCCAAATCTCCGGGCATATGCTCCGGCAATCGGTCATGGGTTCAGATATGTCCTACAACGATATGATGGAAGACCGCCCCCTGATGGAACTCTATGAAGCCACATTGGAGGGATCAGTAGAGATCGATGGACGAGATCATTGGATTATGTTGTTGGAGGCAAAAGTGAAAGGATTGTCCTATCCCATGCGCAGGGCATGGATCGATAAGGGATACCTGCTCCCTATGAAAGAGGAACTTTATGCCAAAAGCGGCAAGCTTTTAAAAACATCCACCATGGACGGCATAAAAAAGGTTCAGGACAGATGGTTCCCATCGAGATTCGTGTTTAAGGATGAGCTTAAACGGAATAGCAAAGGAACGGAATGGATAATAGAAGAAATTGAGTTTGATACGGAGATTCCTGATTCCCGTTTTTTGAAAGCGCGATTAAGAAAGTAA